A section of the Nyctibius grandis isolate bNycGra1 chromosome 30, bNycGra1.pri, whole genome shotgun sequence genome encodes:
- the LOC137674611 gene encoding deoxyribonuclease-1-like 2, with translation MGTVALALSLLSTTLLCPATATLRVGAFNIQAFGDTKMSNEGVASIIVSILRRYAVVLVQEVRDADLSAVTRLMEQLNSVSTSPYGYEISGPLGRDNYKEMYLFIYRTDVVSVVDTYQYEDPQDVFSREPFILRVSAPGIKAEEFVLVPLHSAPRDAVAEIDALYDVYLAIISKWGTDNIMFLGDFNADCAYVQPSDWSSIRLRTSDVFKWLLPDGTDTTVGTSDCAYDRIVVCGARLKRSIVPNSAAVYNFQRAFQLEQEEALAVSDHYPVEVKLTA, from the exons ATGGGGACCGTGGCGCTGGCACTGTCCCTGCTGAGCACCACTCTCCTGTGCCCAGCCACCGCCACGCTGCGTGTCGGTGCCTTCAACATCCAGGCGTTTGGTGACACCAAGATGTCCAACGAGGGAGTGGCGAGCATCATCGTCAGT ATCCTGCGCCGCTACGCCGTGGTGCTGGTGCAGGAGGTGCGTGACGCCGACCTCAGCGCCGTCACCCGGCTCATGGAGCAGCTCAACAG CGTGTCCACGTCCCCGTACGGCTACGAGATCAGTGGCCCCCTGGGACGGGACAACTACAAGGAGATGTACCTCTTCATCTACAG GACAGACGTTGTGTCCGTGGTGGACACCTACCAATACGAGGACCCCCAGGACGTCTTCAGCCGGGAGCCGTTCATCCTGAGGGTCTCAGCACCCGGCATCA aggcagaggagTTTGTGTTGGTGCCACTGCATTCGGCCCCGCGCGATGCCGTCGCCGAGATCGACGCGCTCTACGACGTCTACCTGGCCATCATCAGCAAGTGGGGGACTGAC AACATCATGTTCCTGGGAGACTTCAACGCCGACTGCGCCTACGTCCAGCCCAGCGACTGGTCGTCCATCCGCCTGCGCACCAGCGACGTCTTCAAGTGGCTGCTCCCCGACGGCACCGACACCACCGTGGGGACGTCGGACTGCGCCTACGACAG GATCGTGGTGTGCGGCGCCCGGCTGAAGAGAAGCATCGTGCCAAATTCAGCCGCCGTCTACAACTTCCAGCGCGCtttccagctggagcaggaggag GCCCTGGCAGTCAGCGACCACTACCCGGTGGAGGTGAAGCTGACAGCTTGA